In Oleiharenicola lentus, the following are encoded in one genomic region:
- a CDS encoding OPT family oligopeptide transporter, translating into MSTEPSPKFEPFIPAAAKIPEFTVRALLTGTLLGIVFGASSLYLVLKVGLTVSASIPVAVISLALFRGWAKAGGRDATILEHNITQTAGSAGESIAFGLGVTMPAILILGFDLELTRVLLVAVLGGLLGILMMIPLRRALIVKQHGQLKYPEGTACAAVLKAGADEVSRAAASPSAQAEMAAAEAAGLGKSPGARIIFTGFGIGLLYKTLNVAFRGWKDIPEKVFGAPLKNGSVGAEISPELVGVGYIIGPYIGGLMAAGGALSYLVLIPMISFFGQGTTVPIAPGAVPISEMGIGEIRGAYILYIGAGCVAAGGLVSLVQALPTIWHGLQGGLRDLGFARNGAAQETPRTDRDLSLKFVGIGILVLLGAIMLAPSLHMNLLGALLIVAFGFLFVTVSSRLTGEIGSTSNPISGMTIATLLFTCLIFLLVGWTGGTHYVTALSIGGIVCIASSNGGTTSQDLKTGFLVGGTPKLQQYAILAGALASAVLLGPILMRLNESATVYVPAAQVAPAGLRTEVARLEARESLHGPQARTDAATYYAWHKTDETGGPAGKYLVNDRGEAVWLVDPGINGTHTTRPDGTEVRKFDAPKATLVSYIIKGILNQELPWALVLFGAMITVTVQLSFVPALAFAVGVYLPLSASLPICIGGMIRWAVDAWMRKKPVYAKMDRETFNAECDKSPGVMLASGYIAGGAIAGIVIAFLAGVTDKFDAAVAKWAAAHNPFYAGPHADLLSLIPYGLLCGFLYFVAKEKFLAPARK; encoded by the coding sequence ATGTCCACCGAGCCTTCCCCGAAATTCGAGCCGTTCATTCCGGCCGCGGCCAAGATTCCTGAATTCACCGTCCGCGCGCTGCTCACCGGCACCCTGCTCGGCATCGTCTTCGGCGCCTCCTCGCTTTACCTCGTGCTGAAGGTCGGCCTCACGGTCAGCGCCTCGATTCCGGTGGCCGTCATCTCGCTCGCGCTGTTCCGCGGCTGGGCCAAGGCCGGCGGCCGCGATGCGACCATCCTCGAGCACAACATCACGCAGACGGCCGGCTCGGCGGGCGAGTCCATCGCGTTCGGCCTCGGCGTCACGATGCCGGCGATCCTCATCCTCGGCTTCGACCTCGAGCTCACCCGCGTCCTGCTGGTGGCCGTGCTCGGCGGGCTGCTCGGCATCCTCATGATGATCCCGCTGCGCCGGGCGCTCATCGTGAAGCAGCACGGCCAGCTCAAATATCCCGAGGGCACGGCCTGCGCGGCGGTGCTCAAGGCCGGCGCCGACGAGGTGTCGCGCGCCGCCGCTTCGCCCTCGGCCCAGGCCGAGATGGCCGCCGCCGAGGCGGCGGGCCTGGGCAAGTCGCCGGGTGCGCGCATCATCTTCACCGGCTTCGGCATCGGCCTGCTCTACAAGACGCTCAACGTCGCGTTCCGCGGCTGGAAGGACATTCCCGAAAAGGTCTTCGGCGCGCCCTTGAAAAACGGTTCCGTGGGCGCGGAGATTTCGCCGGAACTGGTCGGCGTGGGCTACATCATCGGGCCCTACATCGGCGGCCTCATGGCCGCGGGCGGGGCGCTGTCGTATCTCGTGCTGATTCCGATGATCAGTTTTTTCGGACAGGGCACGACGGTCCCGATCGCCCCGGGCGCGGTGCCGATCAGCGAGATGGGCATCGGCGAAATCCGCGGCGCCTACATTCTCTACATTGGTGCAGGCTGCGTCGCGGCGGGCGGGCTGGTCAGCCTCGTCCAGGCGCTGCCGACCATCTGGCACGGCCTGCAGGGCGGCTTGCGCGACCTGGGTTTCGCCCGCAACGGGGCGGCGCAGGAAACCCCGCGCACCGACCGCGATCTTTCGCTCAAGTTCGTGGGCATCGGCATCCTCGTGCTGCTTGGCGCGATCATGCTGGCGCCCTCGCTGCACATGAACCTGCTCGGCGCGCTGCTCATCGTGGCGTTCGGCTTTCTGTTCGTGACCGTTTCCTCACGCCTGACCGGTGAGATCGGTTCCACGTCGAATCCCATCTCGGGCATGACGATCGCCACGCTGCTGTTCACCTGCCTGATCTTCCTGCTCGTCGGCTGGACCGGCGGCACGCACTACGTGACGGCGCTCTCCATCGGCGGCATCGTGTGCATCGCCTCGTCCAACGGCGGCACAACCTCACAGGACCTGAAAACCGGTTTCCTCGTCGGCGGCACGCCGAAGCTCCAGCAATACGCCATCCTCGCCGGCGCGCTCGCCTCGGCGGTGCTGCTCGGGCCGATCCTGATGCGGCTCAACGAATCCGCGACGGTCTATGTGCCCGCGGCGCAGGTCGCGCCCGCCGGCCTGCGCACGGAGGTTGCGCGCCTGGAGGCCCGCGAGTCTCTCCACGGACCGCAGGCCCGCACCGACGCCGCCACCTACTACGCCTGGCACAAGACCGACGAGACCGGCGGTCCGGCCGGCAAATATCTCGTCAACGACCGCGGCGAGGCCGTGTGGCTCGTGGACCCGGGCATCAACGGCACGCACACGACGCGGCCCGACGGCACGGAGGTGCGCAAATTCGACGCGCCCAAGGCCACGCTCGTTTCCTACATCATCAAGGGCATCCTCAACCAGGAGCTGCCGTGGGCGCTCGTGCTCTTCGGCGCGATGATCACGGTGACGGTGCAGCTCTCGTTTGTGCCCGCGCTGGCCTTCGCTGTCGGGGTCTATCTGCCGCTGTCGGCGTCGCTGCCGATCTGCATCGGCGGCATGATCCGCTGGGCGGTGGACGCGTGGATGCGGAAGAAGCCCGTTTACGCGAAAATGGACCGGGAGACCTTCAACGCCGAGTGCGACAAGAGCCCCGGCGTGATGCTCGCTTCCGGCTACATTGCCGGCGGTGCGATCGCAGGCATCGTCATCGCCTTCCTGGCCGGCGTGACCGACAAGTTCGACGCGGCCGTGGCGAAGTGGGCGGCGGCGCACAACCCCTTCTACGCCGGCCCGCACGCCGACCTGCTGTCGCTGATTCCCTACGGCCTGCTCTGCGGCTTCCTCTACTTCGTGGCCAAGGAGAAGTTCCTCGCGCCGGCGCGGAAGTGA
- a CDS encoding cupin domain-containing protein has translation MIPVNIRDVPEEEQVSPAGHFQSFCRNLSLALGGVRNAGTWGGGHPFDLQLRRIPPGKSVCPFHVHFAQWELFLVRSGHGTVRVGPDRHAIRPGDVFLQPPGIAHQLLNTGDTDLEVLIITDNPQLDACHYPDSDKWGLRPPGKFFRLTEAPYFDGEEPRMPADVRITNIAPPAPESAVASNVRNTNIGRVPPLTAAEAPFSARKLNLDDLAWEDWASPKGKFAQSGKQLSLALGAKHRAPLTAGGHPFDLELARIPPGKCACPFHFHALQWECYLFLGGRGEFRLGDERFAVGADDLVMARPGVAHTFTNTGSEPLSYLLVTDDPPADYWHYPDSGKWGFSTPRNIFRPAEVDYFDGEE, from the coding sequence ATGATACCCGTAAACATCCGCGACGTGCCCGAGGAGGAGCAGGTCTCGCCCGCGGGGCACTTCCAATCGTTCTGCCGCAACCTCTCGCTCGCCCTCGGTGGCGTGCGCAACGCCGGCACCTGGGGCGGCGGGCATCCCTTCGACCTCCAGCTCCGCCGCATTCCGCCCGGCAAATCCGTCTGCCCGTTTCATGTCCACTTCGCGCAGTGGGAGCTGTTTCTCGTCCGCTCCGGACACGGCACCGTGCGCGTCGGACCCGACCGCCACGCCATCCGCCCGGGCGACGTCTTCCTGCAGCCGCCGGGCATAGCGCACCAACTCCTCAACACCGGCGACACCGATCTCGAAGTTCTGATCATCACCGACAATCCTCAGCTCGACGCCTGCCACTATCCCGACTCCGACAAGTGGGGACTCCGTCCGCCGGGCAAATTCTTCCGTCTCACCGAGGCCCCCTACTTCGACGGCGAGGAGCCGAGAATGCCCGCCGATGTTCGTATTACGAACATTGCCCCACCTGCCCCCGAGAGCGCCGTTGCGAGCAATGTTCGTAATACGAACATTGGCCGGGTTCCGCCCCTGACGGCGGCGGAGGCGCCTTTCTCCGCGCGCAAACTGAATCTCGACGACCTGGCGTGGGAGGACTGGGCGTCGCCCAAGGGCAAATTCGCGCAGTCCGGCAAACAGCTCTCGCTCGCGCTCGGGGCCAAGCACCGCGCGCCGCTCACCGCGGGCGGCCATCCGTTCGACCTGGAGCTCGCCCGCATTCCGCCGGGCAAATGCGCCTGCCCGTTTCATTTCCACGCCCTGCAATGGGAGTGCTACCTCTTCCTCGGCGGACGCGGCGAATTCCGGCTGGGGGACGAGCGCTTTGCGGTCGGCGCCGACGATCTCGTGATGGCCCGGCCGGGCGTCGCGCACACCTTCACCAACACCGGCAGCGAGCCCCTGTCCTACCTGCTCGTCACCGACGACCCGCCCGCCGATTACTGGCACTACCCCGACTCGGGCAAATGGGGCTTCAGCACGCCGCGGAATATTTTCCGCCCCGCCGAGGTGGACTATTTCGACGGCGAAGAGTGA
- a CDS encoding type II toxin-antitoxin system death-on-curing family toxin, with product MNDPVFLSREAVDLIHEASLRAFGGADGVRDENALESALAQPMQEHFYRQADLFQIAAAYAFHLAENQPYIDGNKRTGLLSALNFLAENGVVADQPVEEFYDAMIGIAEKRVDKAGLAAIFRRALPT from the coding sequence ATGAACGACCCCGTCTTCCTGTCGAGGGAAGCCGTTGATCTGATTCACGAAGCCTCCCTGCGGGCGTTCGGTGGCGCCGATGGCGTGCGCGACGAAAATGCGCTCGAATCCGCTCTCGCCCAACCCATGCAGGAGCATTTCTACCGGCAGGCTGACTTGTTCCAGATCGCGGCGGCTTACGCGTTCCACCTTGCCGAGAACCAACCTTATATCGACGGCAACAAGCGCACCGGGCTGCTCAGCGCGCTTAACTTTCTCGCGGAGAACGGCGTCGTGGCGGACCAACCCGTGGAAGAATTCTACGACGCCATGATCGGCATCGCCGAGAAGCGCGTGGACAAGGCCGGCCTCGCCGCAATCTTCCGCCGCGCACTGCCGACGTGA
- a CDS encoding GreA/GreB family elongation factor — protein MAPPRRKVIFRQAPPPPMTIYVRSGFLRRLTEEFEALKVKRAALVEDKMEAHSQGDLRENFGFKAAKDAIRAVDRKMDELDRFYRRNTFIEVDPAGWLTKPTDFVQLGHVIRIEKEDVGTKRKHRFVFLVATYGETATDPDSGIECLPHSSPLAASLLGLAAGKPTPVQLPAGPSVLTVLSIRNPTQGELDRLLTAIKPPEMEGEE, from the coding sequence ATGGCTCCCCCGCGTCGCAAAGTCATTTTCCGTCAGGCTCCGCCGCCGCCCATGACCATCTATGTGCGGAGCGGCTTCCTGCGCCGGCTCACGGAGGAATTCGAGGCCCTGAAGGTGAAGCGGGCGGCGCTCGTCGAGGACAAGATGGAGGCGCACAGCCAGGGCGACTTGCGCGAGAACTTCGGTTTCAAGGCGGCCAAGGACGCGATCCGCGCCGTGGACCGTAAGATGGATGAGCTCGACCGCTTCTACCGGCGCAACACGTTCATCGAGGTCGATCCCGCGGGCTGGCTCACGAAGCCGACGGACTTCGTCCAGCTCGGGCATGTCATCCGGATCGAGAAGGAGGACGTGGGCACGAAGCGGAAACACCGTTTCGTTTTTCTCGTCGCAACCTACGGGGAGACGGCGACCGATCCGGACAGTGGCATCGAGTGTCTCCCGCACAGCTCGCCGTTGGCCGCGTCGCTGCTGGGTCTCGCGGCCGGCAAGCCGACTCCAGTGCAACTGCCGGCCGGTCCGTCGGTCCTCACCGTGCTTTCGATCCGCAACCCGACGCAGGGCGAGCTCGACCGCCTGCTCACGGCCATCAAGCCGCCGGAGATGGAGGGTGAGGAGTAA